A genomic region of Luteibacter aegosomatissinici contains the following coding sequences:
- a CDS encoding type B 50S ribosomal protein L31, whose protein sequence is MKENIHPKYQPVVFQDLSSDFAFLTRSTMSSKETVKWEDGNEYPVIKLDITSHSHPFYTGKQKTLDVGGRVDKFRQRYGKK, encoded by the coding sequence ATGAAAGAGAACATCCACCCGAAGTACCAGCCGGTCGTTTTCCAGGACCTGTCGTCGGATTTCGCGTTCCTGACGCGCTCGACCATGTCCTCGAAGGAAACCGTGAAGTGGGAAGACGGTAACGAATACCCGGTCATCAAGCTGGATATCACCAGCCACTCGCACCCGTTCTACACGGGTAAGCAGAAGACCCTCGACGTGGGCGGCCGCGTCGACAAGTTCCGCCAGCGCTACGGCAAGAAGTAA
- a CDS encoding citrate synthase: protein MSDAKTVKLVDESNKPVSELPVIGGTLGAECVDIGTLYKDTGYFTYDPGYGSTASTKSAITYIDGDKGVLLYRGYPIEQLAEKSTFLETSYLLLNGELPSKPQFEKFSNDITHHSMMHENLKDFLKGFHHNAHPMAMLAASVASLSAFYHDNLNVENPEDRKLAAIRLIAKMPTIASAIYRHSIGWPNRYPRNNLEYVTRFLHTMFEVPSETYHVNPVVAKALDLLFILHADHEQNASTSTVRLVGSTGANPYASVAAGITALWGPAHGGANEAVLLQLEEIGTADKVENAVKRAKDKNDSFRLMGFGHRVYKNFDPRAKIIREACHNVLNELGVNDPLLEVAMKLEEAALKDEYFVERKLYPNVDFYSGIIYKALGIPTEMFTVMFAIARTSGWISHWIEQHETPGSRIGRPRQIYTGADVRDYVSSDKR from the coding sequence GTGTCCGACGCCAAAACCGTCAAATTGGTCGATGAATCCAACAAGCCCGTAAGCGAACTGCCGGTCATCGGCGGCACGCTGGGTGCAGAGTGCGTTGACATCGGCACCCTGTACAAGGACACCGGTTACTTCACCTACGACCCGGGCTACGGCAGCACGGCCAGCACCAAGAGCGCCATCACCTACATCGACGGCGACAAGGGTGTCCTGCTGTACCGCGGCTACCCGATCGAGCAGCTGGCTGAGAAGTCCACCTTCCTCGAAACCTCGTACCTGCTGCTCAACGGCGAGCTGCCGTCCAAGCCGCAGTTCGAGAAGTTCTCGAACGACATCACGCACCACTCGATGATGCACGAGAACCTGAAGGACTTCCTGAAGGGCTTCCACCACAACGCGCACCCGATGGCCATGCTGGCTGCGTCGGTCGCGTCGCTGTCGGCGTTCTACCACGACAACCTGAATGTCGAGAACCCGGAAGACCGCAAGCTGGCCGCCATCCGCCTCATCGCGAAGATGCCGACCATCGCTTCGGCGATCTACCGCCACTCGATCGGCTGGCCGAACCGCTACCCGCGCAACAACCTTGAGTACGTCACCCGCTTCCTGCACACCATGTTCGAGGTGCCGAGCGAGACGTATCACGTGAACCCGGTCGTGGCCAAGGCGCTCGACCTGCTGTTCATCCTCCACGCCGACCACGAGCAGAATGCCTCGACGTCGACGGTTCGCCTGGTGGGCTCCACCGGTGCCAACCCGTACGCGTCGGTCGCCGCCGGCATCACCGCGCTCTGGGGTCCGGCCCACGGCGGCGCGAACGAAGCCGTGCTGCTGCAGCTCGAAGAAATCGGCACGGCCGACAAGGTCGAGAACGCGGTCAAGCGTGCCAAGGACAAGAACGATTCGTTCCGTCTCATGGGCTTCGGCCACCGCGTGTACAAGAACTTCGATCCGCGCGCCAAGATCATCCGCGAGGCGTGCCACAACGTGCTCAACGAGCTCGGCGTGAACGATCCGCTCCTCGAAGTCGCCATGAAGCTGGAAGAGGCTGCGCTGAAGGACGAGTACTTCGTCGAGCGCAAGCTGTACCCGAACGTCGACTTCTACTCGGGCATCATCTACAAGGCCCTGGGCATCCCGACCGAGATGTTCACCGTCATGTTCGCCATTGCGCGCACGTCCGGCTGGATCTCGCACTGGATCGAACAGCACGAAACCCCGGGGTCGCGCATCGGCCGCCCGCGCCAGATCTACACCGGTGCGGATGTTCGCGATTACGTTTCGAGCGACAAGCGCTAA